Part of the Paenibacillus guangzhouensis genome is shown below.
GCTCATGGGCCACTCCATTACGGGCATTTACGGTATTAATTATGTGAACAAGTATCCTAACGAGGTGACTGCATTTGTCGGAATCGATAGCAGTGTTCCAACCCAACCGGGTATGGATGTTAAATTCCCATTAAAAATGTTTGCATTTCTTAAAAATTCAGGTCTCCAACGATTGATGGTCAAATTTGGTAGTGACCCATATGCTGGACTCGCATTTGATGATAGCACCGTGAAGCAGATGAAGATGCTGTCGAATATAAACTCGAATGCTTCTACGATGTTGAATGAGATGGACCATATTTCTTCCAATTTCAAAGGGGCTCAAGGTTTAACCTTCCCGAAAGATCTTCCACTTCTACTCTTTGTGCAAGCGAATAATCAAGGGGTATCCGGCTGGATCCCTCTGCATGAAGGCCAGATCAAGGACTCGGTTCATGGCAAAGTCATCATCATGGAAGGCTCCCATTATTTGCACCACACCAAATTCAAAGAAATCGCTGAGGACGTTAGAGTATTTATGAAAGAAGCAAAATAAATAGAACGAATGGAAAACCGTCCCAAAGGAGGACGGTTTTCCACAGTTTGTCCCATTCGGCCCGTGTCGGGGTCTATTGTGACGGGGATAACAGGAGACATAAATGGTAAAAGAGGATCGGGCCGAACGACATGTATCCAGAGGTGAAATTTATAGAGCCGGGAGACCTCTAACCGATCAGGTCCAGCATTTTTTAGCCTGTTCATACTCCATTCATATTGTCGTCATTGGGAGTACATCTTCGTCGTATAAGCTATCTGTATTGGCTAGATTAATCTAGCCCGATAAACAGATAAGGACAGGAGAAGATGCGAATGGTAGCACAAGAAGATTTGAAAATGAGAGTGGGCAAGAAATTGGCTAAAAAAAGAACTTCAATCGCCGCGTTAACCCTGGTATTAACCATGTTAGCTCCAATGTCTGCAATGGCCGCAACAGCTACGAACAGCAGTGATCTTACTTTCGATGTAACGAAGAAAATCGCTGCTGAGAAAGCCAAGTTACTATCTGAAAAGTACGGCACGACAAGTCTACAATATGCGCTCATTGATGATGGTGAGATTGTGATATCCGGACAGGCTGGAAAAAACGATCTAATGGATAAAGTCCCTCTTACTTCAAATACGATCTATGGGATAGGTTCAACCAGCAAAATGATACTCACAACGGCTGTTATGAAGCTTGTAGATGATGGCAAGGTAGATTTGGATTTGCCCGTTGTGAAGTATATACCTGATTTTAAGATGAAAGACGACCGATACAAACAGATTACACCACGTATGCTGCTGAATCATTCCTCCGGTCTTCTCGGTACCTCGGGGAGAAATGCAACATTGTACGGGGATCATGATACTTTTTCACATGACACTTTTTTAGAGCAATTAGCGACGCAAAGTCTAAAGGCAGATCCAGGAGCGTTCTCGGTATATTGTAATGATGGGTTTACGTTAGCTGAGATTCTGGTCGAGCGCGTGAGTGGCATGGGATTCACTGCATTCATACACAAATATATTACTGAGCCACTGGACATGACGCACACCAAAACCCCGCAGGATCTACTGGATCCAGCGAAAATGGCCGGGATCTATTCGCCTCTGTATGATGGACAACTTCCAAAAGAAAACTATAACATCATTGCTTCAGGAGGCATTTACTCCACAGCGGAAGATCTCGCCAAATTATCACAAATCTTCACGGGACAGGTCGATGGCATTCTTTCTAGTAAGTCGGTAGAAGCGATGGCACAAGAAGAATATAAAAGAGGCATGTGGTCAGCGGATAGCGATACGTCTATCTCTTACGGATTAGGGTGGGATAGTGTGAACTTGTTCCCATTCAACGAATACGGCATCAAGGCCGTTACAAAAGGTGGAGATACCACATCGTATCATTCATCATTAGTTGTGCTCCCGGAATACAACATGGCTGCAGCCGTTACCTCATCAGGGGGTTCAAGCGCAACCGATCAATTCATTGCGAGTGAACTGTTGCTCAGCGCTCTTGAGGAAAAGGATATCATTCAAGAACGGAAGCCAGAAAAATCGTTTGGTGTCCCTGTAAAAGCAGATATACCGCAGGAAATAACCCAGTATGCAGGTGTTTATGGCGGTAATAATTCGGTAATGAAGGTAGAAATGAACACGACTGGACAAATGTTTGTATCCACGCTCACAGCTCCAAATAGCCCTGCTAAACCATACACCTATACGGCTGATGGGACTTTTGTAAACGATAAAGGTACTGAAAAGTTGAAATTCGTTGAGGAGAAGAATGGGCGCACCTATTTGTGGTCTCGCTCATACATATCCGTGCCAGGGCTCGGACAGTTGGCTCTCTCGGAATATAGTGCAGAGAAGCTTGAAATGAGTAAATTACCTCAGGATATTACCGCCGCATGGGAAAAGCGCGAAGGTAAAAAATATTACCTCTTGAGTGAGAAGTATACATCAACGATCTATCTCAATGCTTCAGCTATCATTCCTTTTCATAGCTTGAAAGAGGTTCCAGGGTATGTCTTGAATAATAAGATGATTGCAGCAGACAAAGCAATCAATGGGCTGCAAATCCCTGGTATGGATGGTCGTGACACGATGGAAATCAATTTCTTTACGAAGAACGGGATCGAATATTTAACAGCCGTAGGTAATGTATACGCGAGTGAGGAGCTTGTCAAACCGCTCTATTCCGGTAAAGATTCTTCGACTACGATCGACGCTGATGGCTATGCCAAATGGTATTCCGTGCCTGCGAGTGCCAAAGGAAAGGTCATGACGGTTAAAATGCCTTCAAATAGCGCCTTTGCTGTCTATAATCAAGCGGGTATTTGCATCAACCACACCGTAGTTAGCGGTAAGAATCAGGTCGTATTACCGGAGAACGGTAGCATTGTATTCGCAGGTGAAGCTGGCTCCAAATTTGAGATTTCATTGAATAAATAAAGACTGGTCACACGAAAATGGCGCGGAATCCGAAAACCTCGGAAACCGCGCCATTGCTGCGTCGTCTCATACTAAGGGATTATGATGTACATCCCATCGGCAAATCATCCGCAACTGCTCCCCTTCCAGCTCCGCGGTCAATGTTCCCCCCATCTTGTTCATCAGACTTTTGGCGATGGAGAGACCAAGGCCCGACGTTTGGGTGGAACGGGCGAGATCCGCCGTATAGAACCGGTCAAACAGGAGGCTGACGTCGCTCCCGGCCAGTCCCTTCGCCTCGTTGATAATCATCAACTCGACCGACCCCAGTTGCCGTTCAAAGCAGATTTCCACCTTCCCTTTGGCATATTTGACTGTATTGCTCAGCAAATTTTCTACCACTCTCCGCACAGCCGATTCATCAGCGTAGATGCTTACTTTCTCCTCCGCTAGCCGTATGGTCGGGGTTATGCCTCGTTCGTTGAACAAATCGTAAAAATCTACCAAAATTCCGGAAATCAGGTCGGTCATGTCAATCTTTTCGATCTTAAGGTAATCATCCGGCGATTCAATGACGGCTAACTCGAAAAAATCATTCAGCAACGCCTGCAGACGCTTCGCCCGATTTTTG
Proteins encoded:
- a CDS encoding alpha/beta hydrolase, whose product is MKPQEEVTKKWMRKPLRILLKALGAIAIAIVLFLAIVFIVNIFATKSDQANIVRYGQHVSVDGKKMNVLIQGDGKETIVLLPGYGTAAPALDFKLLIDELSPYYKVVAVEPFGYGLSDGTEKDRTTENIVSEVHEALQQLNINRYMLMGHSITGIYGINYVNKYPNEVTAFVGIDSSVPTQPGMDVKFPLKMFAFLKNSGLQRLMVKFGSDPYAGLAFDDSTVKQMKMLSNINSNASTMLNEMDHISSNFKGAQGLTFPKDLPLLLFVQANNQGVSGWIPLHEGQIKDSVHGKVIIMEGSHYLHHTKFKEIAEDVRVFMKEAK
- a CDS encoding serine hydrolase domain-containing protein, giving the protein MVAQEDLKMRVGKKLAKKRTSIAALTLVLTMLAPMSAMAATATNSSDLTFDVTKKIAAEKAKLLSEKYGTTSLQYALIDDGEIVISGQAGKNDLMDKVPLTSNTIYGIGSTSKMILTTAVMKLVDDGKVDLDLPVVKYIPDFKMKDDRYKQITPRMLLNHSSGLLGTSGRNATLYGDHDTFSHDTFLEQLATQSLKADPGAFSVYCNDGFTLAEILVERVSGMGFTAFIHKYITEPLDMTHTKTPQDLLDPAKMAGIYSPLYDGQLPKENYNIIASGGIYSTAEDLAKLSQIFTGQVDGILSSKSVEAMAQEEYKRGMWSADSDTSISYGLGWDSVNLFPFNEYGIKAVTKGGDTTSYHSSLVVLPEYNMAAAVTSSGGSSATDQFIASELLLSALEEKDIIQERKPEKSFGVPVKADIPQEITQYAGVYGGNNSVMKVEMNTTGQMFVSTLTAPNSPAKPYTYTADGTFVNDKGTEKLKFVEEKNGRTYLWSRSYISVPGLGQLALSEYSAEKLEMSKLPQDITAAWEKREGKKYYLLSEKYTSTIYLNASAIIPFHSLKEVPGYVLNNKMIAADKAINGLQIPGMDGRDTMEINFFTKNGIEYLTAVGNVYASEELVKPLYSGKDSSTTIDADGYAKWYSVPASAKGKVMTVKMPSNSAFAVYNQAGICINHTVVSGKNQVVLPENGSIVFAGEAGSKFEISLNK
- a CDS encoding sensor histidine kinase; the protein is MLVLAIILAAAAALLLIRLVMLRQELGRMTEQLHSYNEGDTGKKIDVALFDQKLEELAGQINRQSRLIAEAEAQKKRIQQEFRQAAVNMSHDIRTPLTSILGYIQLLEEDTLSTEEKHEYVGIVKNRAKRLQALLNDFFELAVIESPDDYLKIEKIDMTDLISGILVDFYDLFNERGITPTIRLAEEKVSIYADESAVRRVVENLLSNTVKYAKGKVEICFERQLGSVELMIINEAKGLAGSDVSLLFDRFYTADLARSTQTSGLGLSIAKSLMNKMGGTLTAELEGEQLRMICRWDVHHNPLV